GCGTCGGCGCCGAGCCGTCGATGGGCCACGGCTCGGGCGTCGCCATCGGCCCGCGCCTCATCCTCACCGCGCGCCACGTCGTCTGGGGCATGCACGCGTGGACGGTCGTCCCGCCCGGCGAGTCGGATCCCATCCCGGCGCGCCCGGTCTACGTGGACCTCGAGCACGACATCGCGTTCGTGGCCGTCGATCGGGACCTGCCGCACCACCTCTCGCTCCCCGACGCCCCGCGACGGCTGACCATGAGCGAGCGGGTCAGCGTCAGCGGCTACCCCCTCGACGTGCGCGAGCCGAACCCGGCCGCGTCGAGCGGCGAGGTCAGCCGCGTCACCCGCGACGGGCTGTTGCACCTGAGCATGTCGGTCAACCCGGGCAATTCGGGTGGCCCCGTCATCGACCGCGACGGCGCGCTGATCGGCATCGTCTCGATGCGCGGCCGGCCTGACCAGGGCGTCGCGGGCCTGACCATCGCGGTGCCCATCGCGTTCGTCAACGAAGCGCGCACGCGGGTCCCGTCCGAGGCGCCGAGCTTCGCGCCCTACGAGGCGGAGCTGTCGCGGGCCATCTCGCTCCTCGCGGCGCTGAGCGACGAGGAGCTCAGCCAGCGCCGGACCGAGATTCAGACCCTGGTCGAGCACGGCGAGCGCGCGCGCGACGCCAGCCCCGAGCACCGATTGATCTTCGCCGCGCTCGGCTGGAACACGGTGCTGACCATCATGGAGCACGAGCGGGCGCGCGAGTCGGCGCAGCTCTCGGCCGCCTCGCGCGCGCAGGTCGCGCCCATCTACCGCGCGTCGGTGGCGATGGCCCGCAACGCGCTGCGAGACGCGCCCCACGTGCGCCGCGCGTTCCCCGCCGCGCGCGCCATCGCGCTGGGCCGCGTCAGCCCCTTCCGCGACTGAGATGCGCGTCCTCGTCACCGGCGCGACGGGCTTCCTCGGGCTGCACCTCTGCCGCGCGCTGCGCGAGAGGGGACACTTCGTGCGCGCCTTCACCCGCGCCCGCAGCCGCACCGAGGGGATCGAGGCCCTCGGCGTGGAGGTCGTGCGCGGCTCCCTCGACGACGCCCCGACCCTGCGCGCGGCGGCCGAGACCGACGCCATCGTGCACGCGGCGGGCGGCGGCATCGTGCGGCGCGCGGAGGACTTCTACCGCGGGAACACCGAGACCACGCGCGCGCTCGTGCAGGCCGCGCCGAGCACCCTGCAGCGGTTCGTGCTCATCTCCAGCCTCGCCGCGCACGGCCCCTCCAAGGCGCTCCCGGCCGACGCGGACGGCGCCCCCGACGCGCCCGTGAGCCACTACGGCAAGAGCAAGCTCGCCGCCGAGCGGCTCGCCCTCGCGAGCGCCTTCCCGGTCACCGCCCTGCGCCCGCCCGCGCTCTACGGGCCGGGCGAGCACCGCATGGTCGGCCTCTTCCGGGCCGCCGAGCGCGGCGTCGTCCCCATGGTGCACCCCGGCGGCACCCTCTCCATGCTCCACGGGGCCGACTGCGCCGAGGCCATCGCCCGCACCCTCGAGGTCGCGCACCCGAGCGGCGCCTACTTCGTCGCCGAGCCCGCCCCCTACCTCCGGCGCGACATGGCCCGTCACATCGGCGCCGCGGTCGGCCGCTCGGTCCGCGTGGTGCCCGTCCCTCCCCTCGCCATGCGCGCCATCGGCGCCGCGGCGGAGCTCGCCGGGCGGCTGCGGGACCGGCCGGTCATGCTCTCGCGCGACAAGGCCGCCGACGCCACCCAGCGCCACCAGAGCTGCGACCCGCGCCGCGCGATGGCCACCCTCGACTGGGCGCCGCGCCACGACTTCGAGCGCGGCGCGCGCGACGCCTACGCGGACTACCAGCGGCGGGGCTGGCTGTGATCTGCCGGGCCTGGGACTCGAACCCAGATGAGGTTGCCCCCGAGCGATTTTAAGTCGCCTGCGTATGCCAATTCCGCCAGCCCGGCTCGGGCTACTCCTACGCCGTCCGCGCGACGGCCTCAAGTCGCGTCGGCGTCGCTCGGCCCGCTGACGCCGCAGGAGATGCCTGCTCGTCGAACCAGGCGCGCACGCCGTC
This genomic interval from Sandaracinaceae bacterium contains the following:
- a CDS encoding serine protease, translated to MTRLLCFAIPLLAASLAQAQGVELRPIDRATVRVIGVSGMQPAPGTGRTTGVRRVGAEPSMGHGSGVAIGPRLILTARHVVWGMHAWTVVPPGESDPIPARPVYVDLEHDIAFVAVDRDLPHHLSLPDAPRRLTMSERVSVSGYPLDVREPNPAASSGEVSRVTRDGLLHLSMSVNPGNSGGPVIDRDGALIGIVSMRGRPDQGVAGLTIAVPIAFVNEARTRVPSEAPSFAPYEAELSRAISLLAALSDEELSQRRTEIQTLVEHGERARDASPEHRLIFAALGWNTVLTIMEHERARESAQLSAASRAQVAPIYRASVAMARNALRDAPHVRRAFPAARAIALGRVSPFRD
- a CDS encoding NAD(P)-dependent oxidoreductase, with the protein product MRVLVTGATGFLGLHLCRALRERGHFVRAFTRARSRTEGIEALGVEVVRGSLDDAPTLRAAAETDAIVHAAGGGIVRRAEDFYRGNTETTRALVQAAPSTLQRFVLISSLAAHGPSKALPADADGAPDAPVSHYGKSKLAAERLALASAFPVTALRPPALYGPGEHRMVGLFRAAERGVVPMVHPGGTLSMLHGADCAEAIARTLEVAHPSGAYFVAEPAPYLRRDMARHIGAAVGRSVRVVPVPPLAMRAIGAAAELAGRLRDRPVMLSRDKAADATQRHQSCDPRRAMATLDWAPRHDFERGARDAYADYQRRGWL